The proteins below are encoded in one region of Metabacillus dongyingensis:
- the metA gene encoding homoserine O-acetyltransferase MetA: MPINIPADLPAKEILEKENIFIMDDARAYQQDIRPLNIVILNIMPEKQKTEVQLLRLLGNSPLQLNITFLRPETHVSKTEKQQHLQQFYTTFNKIRHKKFDGMIITGAPIEHLEFEEVSYWEELKEIFEWTNQNVTSTLHICWGAQAGLYYHYGVNKYSLKEKCFGVFKHDICNTSVKIVRGFDDQYYVPHSRHTDIKRQDIEAVEALDIISESAEAGVCLVSSKDAKQVFLTGHPEYDLFTLKEEYERDLSKGMKTTIPLYYYPDNDTGRKPVQKWKSHAHLLFANWLNYCVYQETPYEWE, from the coding sequence ATGCCTATTAATATTCCAGCTGACCTTCCCGCCAAAGAAATTCTCGAAAAAGAAAACATCTTCATTATGGATGATGCCAGAGCCTATCAGCAGGACATCAGGCCTTTAAATATTGTGATTTTAAATATTATGCCCGAAAAACAAAAAACAGAGGTGCAATTATTGCGCCTTCTCGGAAACTCGCCGCTGCAGCTGAACATTACCTTTTTGCGTCCTGAAACACATGTTTCAAAAACAGAAAAGCAGCAGCATCTTCAGCAGTTTTATACGACGTTTAATAAAATCCGCCATAAAAAATTTGACGGAATGATTATAACAGGGGCACCGATTGAGCATCTGGAATTTGAAGAGGTGTCATACTGGGAAGAGCTTAAAGAAATTTTCGAATGGACTAACCAGAATGTCACTTCAACTCTGCATATATGCTGGGGTGCACAAGCAGGACTTTACTATCATTACGGCGTAAATAAATATAGTCTGAAAGAAAAATGCTTCGGTGTTTTCAAACATGATATTTGTAATACTTCTGTAAAAATTGTCAGAGGCTTCGATGATCAATACTATGTGCCGCATTCCCGGCATACGGATATAAAGAGACAAGATATTGAAGCGGTTGAAGCACTGGACATTATCAGTGAATCTGCTGAAGCCGGGGTTTGTCTTGTCTCTTCAAAGGATGCAAAACAAGTATTTCTGACAGGTCATCCAGAATACGATTTATTTACGCTGAAAGAGGAGTATGAACGGGATCTCTCAAAAGGCATGAAAACCACCATTCCGCTGTACTATTATCCGGATAATGATACGGGGAGAAAGCCAGTACAGAAATGGAAATCCCATGCACATCTTTTATTTGCAAACTGGCTAAATTATTGCGTTTACCAGGAAACCCCTTACGAATGGGAATGA